A window from Citrus sinensis cultivar Valencia sweet orange chromosome 3, DVS_A1.0, whole genome shotgun sequence encodes these proteins:
- the LOC102618761 gene encoding uncharacterized protein LOC102618761: MWAVSRIPAAPFVCRPTTPARRPYLRGTQYPHKNGGVYDEDMGGIGHIVLSNLDAGGSGSASAPKLQIRKQENGKQLSGSDVLWALQRAAAKNKLKKKNKKKKQASSADTRREDDDDVDCGTNVEVKPLCIKSEWAAKLDELDKRLQELSEFT, translated from the coding sequence atgTGGGCGGTGTCCCGAATCCCAGCCGCACCATTCGTCTGCAGACCCACGACACCAGCTCGTCGCCCTTATCTACGCGGCACCCAATATCCACACAAAAACGGCGGCGTTTACGACGAAGACATGGGTGGCATAGGTCACATCGTCCTCTCGAATCTCGACGCCGGCGGCAGCGGTTCGGCTTCAGCCCCAAAACTACAAATACGAAAGCAGGAGAATGGAAAGCAGCTAAGCGGGTCAGATGTGCTTTGGGCTTTACAGAGAGCGGCTGCTAAGAATAagctgaaaaagaagaacaagaagaaaaagcaaGCGTCCTCTGCCGACACCCGCAGAGAGGATGACGACGACGTGGATTGCGGTACGAATGTCGAAGTGAAGCCCTTGTGTATTAAAAGCGAATGGGCTGCTAAGTTGGATGAGTTGGATAAGCGTCTCCAGGAGCTATCGGAATTCACTTGA
- the LOC102618296 gene encoding heterogeneous nuclear ribonucleoprotein Q isoform X2, whose amino-acid sequence MADNTEVEERVDLDEDDYMEEIDDDPEEQLDDDGEVGRDGNVKQNDEDEEYDAETSKEDQSPGANGSHINTEDAVEDEDKRTASISEDEKEKHGQLLALPPHGSEVFIGGLPKDASEEDLRDLCEPIGEVFEVGLVKDKDSGESKGFAFVAFRSKEVAKRAIDELCSKDFKSWTEKEFRKVIEDVGPGVDTIELIKDPQAPSRNRGFAFVLYYNNACADYSRQKMTSANFKLDGNTPTVSWAEPKSTPDHSAAAASQVKALYVKNLPENTTTEQLKELFQRHGEVTKVVTPPGKSGKRDFGFIHYAERSSALKAIKDTEKYEIDGQVLEVALARPQTNKRTEGVYSCAAGVHPSGLPHAGYGSFAGTAYGSVSTGLGVAAGAGLQQPMIYGRGQMPAGMHMVPMVLPDGRIGYVLQQPGVQMPLPPPRPRRVERGPGGRGASSGGSDGSSGRRYRPY is encoded by the exons ATGGCAGATAACACAGAAGTTGAGGAGCGGGTGGATCTTGATGAGGACGACTACATGGAAGAGATAGATGATGATCCCGAAGAACAACTAGATGATGATGGAGAAGTAGGTAGGGATGgaaatgtaaaacaaaatgatgaagatgaagaatatGATGCCGAGACTAGTAAGGAAGATCAATCACCAGGAGCAAATGGAAGTCACATTAATACTGAAGATGCAGTGGAAGATGAAGATAAGCGCACTGCTTCCATCAGCGAAGATGAGAAAGAGAAGCATGGCCAACTTCTTGCCCTTCCACCTCATGGTTCTGAAGTTTTCATTGGTGGACTTCCTAAGGATGCATCAGAAGAGGACTTAAGAGATCTGTGTGAACCAATAGGCGAAGTTTTTGAG GTGGGGTTAGTGAAAGACAAGGATAGTGGTGAAAGCAAGGGCTTTGCTTTTGTGGCATTTAGATCAAAAGAGGTTGCAAAAAGAGCCATTGATGAGTTATGTAGTAAAGATTTTAAG AGCTGGACAGAGAAGGAGTTCAGAAAAGTCATTGAGGATGTAGGTCCAGGAGTTGATACCATTGAGCTCATAAAg GATCCTCAAGCTCCTTCTCGTAATCGtggttttgcttttgttttgtattACAATAATGCCTGTGCTGATTATTCAAGGCAGAAAATGACAAGTGCAAACTTTAAGCTGGATGGCAATACCCCAACTGTCTCATGGGCTGAACCAAAGAGCACACCTGATCActctgctgctgctgcttctcAG GTGAAGGCTCTTTATGTGAAAAATCTACCTGAAAACACCACTACTGAGCAACTTAAAGAATTATTTCAACGTCACGGAGAAGTGACGAAAGTGGTTACGCCTCCTGGAAAATCTGGGAAACGTGATTTTGGGTTTATCCACTATGCTGAAAGGTCAAGTGCATTAAAGGCTATCAAAGATACCGAGAAATATGAAATTGACG GCCAAGTGTTGGAAGTTGCTCTTGCAAGGCCTCAGACTAATAAAAGAACTGAAGGGGTTTATTCCTGTGCTGCTGGAGTTCATCCAAGCGGTCTGCCACATGCTGGCTACGGTAGCTTTGCTGGGACCGCATATGGCTCTGTGAGTACTGGATTAGGAGTTGCAGCTGGTGCTGGTTTACAGCAG CCCATGATATATGGTAGGGGTCAAATGCCAGCTGGGATGCACATGGTGCCAATGGTCTTACCAGATGGTCGAATCGGCTATGTTCT TCAGCAGCCTGGAGTACAAATGCCATTGCCACCTCCTCGGCCACGTAGAGTTGAGAGGGGCCCAGGTGGACGAGGAGCAAGTAGCGGCGGTTCTGATGGCAGCAGTGGCAGAAGATATCGACCCTATTAG
- the LOC102618296 gene encoding heterogeneous nuclear ribonucleoprotein Q isoform X1, whose product MADNTEVEERVDLDEDDYMEEIDDDPEEQLDDDGEVGRDGNVKQNDEDEEYDAETSKEDQSPGANGSHINTEDAVEDEDKRTASISEDEKEKHGQLLALPPHGSEVFIGGLPKDASEEDLRDLCEPIGEVFEVGLVKDKDSGESKGFAFVAFRSKEVAKRAIDELCSKDFKGKTIRCSMSETNNRLFIGNVPKSWTEKEFRKVIEDVGPGVDTIELIKDPQAPSRNRGFAFVLYYNNACADYSRQKMTSANFKLDGNTPTVSWAEPKSTPDHSAAAASQVKALYVKNLPENTTTEQLKELFQRHGEVTKVVTPPGKSGKRDFGFIHYAERSSALKAIKDTEKYEIDGQVLEVALARPQTNKRTEGVYSCAAGVHPSGLPHAGYGSFAGTAYGSVSTGLGVAAGAGLQQPMIYGRGQMPAGMHMVPMVLPDGRIGYVLQQPGVQMPLPPPRPRRVERGPGGRGASSGGSDGSSGRRYRPY is encoded by the exons ATGGCAGATAACACAGAAGTTGAGGAGCGGGTGGATCTTGATGAGGACGACTACATGGAAGAGATAGATGATGATCCCGAAGAACAACTAGATGATGATGGAGAAGTAGGTAGGGATGgaaatgtaaaacaaaatgatgaagatgaagaatatGATGCCGAGACTAGTAAGGAAGATCAATCACCAGGAGCAAATGGAAGTCACATTAATACTGAAGATGCAGTGGAAGATGAAGATAAGCGCACTGCTTCCATCAGCGAAGATGAGAAAGAGAAGCATGGCCAACTTCTTGCCCTTCCACCTCATGGTTCTGAAGTTTTCATTGGTGGACTTCCTAAGGATGCATCAGAAGAGGACTTAAGAGATCTGTGTGAACCAATAGGCGAAGTTTTTGAG GTGGGGTTAGTGAAAGACAAGGATAGTGGTGAAAGCAAGGGCTTTGCTTTTGTGGCATTTAGATCAAAAGAGGTTGCAAAAAGAGCCATTGATGAGTTATGTAGTAAAGATTTTAAG GGTAAAACAATAAGGTGTTCAATGTCAGAAACTAATAATAGGTTATTTATTGGAAATGTTCCCAAGAGCTGGACAGAGAAGGAGTTCAGAAAAGTCATTGAGGATGTAGGTCCAGGAGTTGATACCATTGAGCTCATAAAg GATCCTCAAGCTCCTTCTCGTAATCGtggttttgcttttgttttgtattACAATAATGCCTGTGCTGATTATTCAAGGCAGAAAATGACAAGTGCAAACTTTAAGCTGGATGGCAATACCCCAACTGTCTCATGGGCTGAACCAAAGAGCACACCTGATCActctgctgctgctgcttctcAG GTGAAGGCTCTTTATGTGAAAAATCTACCTGAAAACACCACTACTGAGCAACTTAAAGAATTATTTCAACGTCACGGAGAAGTGACGAAAGTGGTTACGCCTCCTGGAAAATCTGGGAAACGTGATTTTGGGTTTATCCACTATGCTGAAAGGTCAAGTGCATTAAAGGCTATCAAAGATACCGAGAAATATGAAATTGACG GCCAAGTGTTGGAAGTTGCTCTTGCAAGGCCTCAGACTAATAAAAGAACTGAAGGGGTTTATTCCTGTGCTGCTGGAGTTCATCCAAGCGGTCTGCCACATGCTGGCTACGGTAGCTTTGCTGGGACCGCATATGGCTCTGTGAGTACTGGATTAGGAGTTGCAGCTGGTGCTGGTTTACAGCAG CCCATGATATATGGTAGGGGTCAAATGCCAGCTGGGATGCACATGGTGCCAATGGTCTTACCAGATGGTCGAATCGGCTATGTTCT TCAGCAGCCTGGAGTACAAATGCCATTGCCACCTCCTCGGCCACGTAGAGTTGAGAGGGGCCCAGGTGGACGAGGAGCAAGTAGCGGCGGTTCTGATGGCAGCAGTGGCAGAAGATATCGACCCTATTAG